A genome region from Nocardia sp. NBC_01730 includes the following:
- a CDS encoding nucleotidyl transferase AbiEii/AbiGii toxin family protein: MNELEAALRRATADLGRLGYGWALVGGFAVSARSAPRFTHDIDLAVAVEDDRAAEDLVRRLISEGYGFYASVEHDNGRLATIRLKRNMDGIPVLVDLLFASSGIEPEIVRAAENLEIVPGLTLRVATTGHLIALKLLARDDVSRPQDLADLRGLLEAASDGDLEQTEAAVLLITERGFNRNRDLLGSLREMTSAR; this comes from the coding sequence ATGAACGAACTCGAAGCCGCGCTCCGGCGCGCGACGGCGGATCTCGGCCGCCTCGGCTATGGTTGGGCGCTCGTAGGGGGATTCGCGGTTTCGGCGCGGTCCGCACCGCGGTTCACCCACGATATCGATCTGGCAGTGGCCGTCGAAGATGACCGCGCTGCCGAGGATTTGGTTCGCCGGCTTATCTCCGAGGGCTATGGCTTCTATGCATCGGTAGAGCATGACAACGGCCGGCTGGCCACCATCCGACTCAAACGGAACATGGATGGCATACCGGTCTTGGTCGATCTTTTGTTCGCCAGTTCAGGAATTGAGCCGGAAATCGTGCGCGCAGCCGAGAACCTGGAGATTGTGCCCGGCCTTACGTTGCGGGTTGCGACGACCGGTCACCTGATCGCGCTCAAATTGCTCGCTCGAGACGATGTTTCGCGCCCGCAGGACCTTGCCGATTTGCGCGGATTGCTGGAGGCAGCCTCGGATGGCGATCTCGAGCAAACTGAAGCCGCGGTTCTCCTCATCACCGAACGCGGTTTCAATCGCAATCGTGACCTCCTCGGGTCACTGCGTGAGATGACATCTGCTCGTTGA
- a CDS encoding DUF6879 family protein encodes MIRIKPGERFDQLLGRAEQLAFHLETADDYDAETEAESFATWRDNEARDPGGDWFAPWTQQVRAMTGRGVAVRRARIVTVPHTTYTRYLLALGRYNVDAGEDVRYLTRASADPDDAVAEDFWLLDTHTVAYSLFDERGRWIGAATTSEPRQLRAAIAIRDRVWAAAIPIEDYLVGRSR; translated from the coding sequence ATGATCCGCATCAAGCCGGGTGAGCGTTTCGACCAGCTGCTCGGCCGCGCCGAGCAGCTGGCGTTCCATCTCGAAACCGCCGACGACTACGACGCGGAGACCGAGGCCGAGTCATTCGCCACCTGGCGAGACAACGAAGCCCGCGACCCCGGCGGCGACTGGTTCGCGCCCTGGACGCAGCAGGTGCGGGCCATGACCGGGCGTGGCGTCGCGGTGCGGCGAGCCCGTATCGTCACAGTCCCGCACACCACCTACACCCGCTACTTGCTTGCCTTGGGCCGCTACAACGTCGATGCTGGTGAAGACGTGCGCTACCTCACGCGCGCCAGTGCCGACCCGGATGACGCTGTTGCCGAAGACTTCTGGCTGCTGGATACCCACACTGTCGCCTACAGCCTGTTCGATGAGCGCGGCCGCTGGATCGGCGCGGCTACCACCAGCGAGCCGCGCCAGCTGCGCGCCGCGATCGCCATCCGTGACCGCGTGTGGGCGGCGGCAATCCCAATCGAGGACTACCTCGTCGGCAGGTCCCGATGA
- a CDS encoding helix-turn-helix domain-containing protein: protein MTATGVDRARQALGARLRELRRSKGLDGREFSTAAGWHWSKTSRVELGKQRPSVDDLAVWCRLCDAELALPDLVAALQNVDAQWQEWRRVTAGGHARRQRRGADLEGRARSLRTYSMVLIPGLLQTEPYARAVLTQCIRFLGTHDDLDDAVAARLARQRVLRRGDHRLVQLIDQSALHTHVGDTTVMTDQLQHLLDTGFGNPRLLLGVVPAGTGFIYTTTSFDLLDRRTALVETVSAELTITTPSELTLYEKAWTGLYDRAVFGDQARALIATARQQIRQGR, encoded by the coding sequence ATGACCGCGACCGGGGTTGATCGTGCCCGCCAGGCCCTCGGCGCCCGACTGCGCGAACTGCGCCGGTCCAAGGGCCTGGACGGACGTGAATTCTCCACCGCCGCGGGATGGCACTGGTCGAAGACGTCCCGCGTCGAGCTCGGCAAGCAGCGTCCCAGCGTCGACGATCTCGCGGTGTGGTGCCGGCTGTGCGACGCCGAACTCGCGCTGCCGGATCTTGTCGCGGCCCTGCAGAACGTCGATGCCCAATGGCAGGAGTGGCGGCGGGTCACCGCGGGCGGGCACGCACGCCGTCAGCGTCGCGGCGCCGACCTCGAGGGCCGCGCTCGCTCGCTACGCACCTACAGCATGGTTCTCATCCCCGGCCTGCTGCAGACCGAACCATACGCGAGAGCCGTTCTCACCCAGTGTATTCGGTTCCTGGGTACCCACGACGACCTCGACGACGCCGTAGCCGCACGCCTGGCCCGCCAGCGTGTGCTGCGCAGAGGCGACCACCGACTGGTGCAGCTCATCGACCAGTCCGCCCTCCACACGCACGTCGGCGACACCACCGTCATGACCGACCAACTCCAGCATCTGCTCGACACCGGCTTCGGCAACCCCCGCCTCCTCCTCGGCGTCGTCCCGGCCGGCACCGGATTCATCTACACCACCACCTCATTCGATCTGCTCGACCGCCGCACCGCCCTCGTCGAAACAGTCAGCGCCGAACTCACCATCACCACCCCCTCCGAACTCACGCTCTACGAAAAAGCCTGGACCGGACTCTACGACCGCGCCGTCTTCGGCGACCAGGCCCGCGCCCTCATCGCCACCGCACGGCAGCAGATCAGGCAGGGGCGTTGA
- a CDS encoding PH domain-containing protein, producing the protein MSSPHQSVPPTESSHTPAAGAETGSASTTRVIRIPRLAFLGVFILLMCVFFPFVGWPAGLWWLLLIPVVVLVWVLRTQTSVSDAGLDLRTLLGSRHLDWAQVKGVRIPKRGYVLADLNDGTEVKLPAVSYDRLRDLAAASDGRIPNPFAGPEEATGSGSTAAEPAADEAAGHDADTAVPDADNPMINEVAKTSETENADTTGDGQHP; encoded by the coding sequence GTGTCATCACCGCATCAGTCCGTGCCACCTACTGAATCGTCCCATACGCCCGCCGCGGGAGCGGAGACGGGTAGCGCCTCGACCACCCGGGTGATCCGCATCCCACGACTGGCCTTCCTCGGCGTATTCATCCTGCTGATGTGCGTATTCTTCCCGTTCGTCGGCTGGCCGGCCGGGCTCTGGTGGCTGTTGCTGATCCCCGTCGTCGTGCTGGTATGGGTGCTGCGGACCCAGACCTCCGTCTCGGACGCGGGACTGGACCTGCGGACGCTGTTGGGATCCCGCCATCTGGATTGGGCACAGGTGAAGGGTGTGCGAATCCCAAAGCGTGGATACGTGCTCGCCGATCTGAACGACGGCACCGAAGTGAAGTTGCCAGCGGTGAGCTACGACCGGTTGCGCGACCTGGCGGCGGCGTCCGACGGGCGGATTCCGAACCCGTTCGCGGGGCCGGAGGAAGCCACGGGGAGCGGATCCACCGCCGCCGAACCCGCAGCTGATGAGGCAGCCGGGCACGACGCGGACACGGCCGTGCCCGACGCGGACAATCCGATGATCAACGAGGTTGCGAAGACCTCCGAAACTGAGAACGCCGATACCACGGGCGACGGTCAGCACCCGTAG
- the ilvD gene encoding dihydroxy-acid dehydratase, translated as MPPLRSRTTTIGRNAAGARALWRATGMTESDFGKPIVAIANSYTQFVPGHVHLKNVGEIVADAVRAAGGVPREFHTIAVDDGIAMGHGGMLYSLPSREIIADSVEYMVNAHTADALVCISNCDKITPGMLNAAMRLNIPTVFVSGGPMEAGKAVVVGGVAQAPTDLITAISASANQAVSEEGLSEVERSACPTCGSCSGMFTANSMNCLTEALGLALPGNGSTLATHAARRALFEKAGTVVVDIANRWYRTDDASVLPRNVADAKAFRNAMALDVAMGGSTNTVLHTLAAAQEGEIDFDLHTIEETSRRVPTLSKVSPNSDYHMEDVHRAGGIPALLGELRRAGLLETDVTTVHTKSFDEWLDTWDIRSGKASEEALELFHAAPGGVRTTEPFSTENRWSSLDTDAEGGCIRDLEHAYTKEGGLVVLRGNIAPDGAVLKTAGIDEELFSFQGPAVVVESQEEAVSVILGKKIEPGDVIVVRYEGPSGGPGMQEMLHPTAFLKGAGLGKQCALITDGRFSGGTSGLSIGHISPEAASGGAIGLVENGDQIRIDVTARTLEVLVDDAVLAERRAKMDASERPWQPVNRDRLVTTALRAYAALATSADKGAVRHVP; from the coding sequence ATGCCACCTCTTCGTTCCCGAACCACGACCATCGGCCGCAATGCCGCGGGTGCCCGCGCACTTTGGCGAGCCACCGGTATGACCGAATCCGACTTCGGCAAGCCGATCGTCGCGATCGCGAACTCCTACACCCAGTTCGTGCCCGGCCACGTGCACCTGAAGAACGTCGGCGAGATCGTGGCCGACGCGGTGCGCGCCGCCGGTGGGGTACCGCGCGAGTTCCACACCATCGCCGTCGACGACGGCATCGCCATGGGCCACGGCGGCATGCTCTACTCGCTGCCGTCGCGCGAGATCATCGCCGACTCAGTGGAATACATGGTGAACGCGCACACCGCCGACGCGCTGGTCTGCATCTCGAACTGCGACAAGATCACGCCGGGCATGTTGAATGCCGCCATGCGTCTGAACATTCCGACGGTGTTCGTCTCCGGCGGGCCGATGGAGGCAGGCAAAGCCGTGGTCGTGGGCGGCGTCGCGCAGGCGCCGACCGACCTGATCACCGCGATCTCCGCGAGCGCGAATCAGGCGGTGTCCGAAGAGGGTTTGAGCGAGGTCGAGCGTTCCGCGTGCCCGACCTGCGGCTCGTGTTCGGGCATGTTCACCGCGAACTCCATGAACTGCCTCACCGAGGCGCTGGGTCTCGCACTACCTGGCAACGGCTCCACGCTGGCGACACACGCTGCCCGCCGGGCACTGTTCGAGAAGGCGGGCACCGTGGTGGTGGACATCGCCAATCGCTGGTACCGCACCGACGATGCCTCGGTGCTGCCGCGAAACGTGGCTGACGCCAAGGCTTTCCGAAACGCGATGGCGCTGGACGTCGCGATGGGCGGCTCGACCAACACCGTGCTGCACACGCTGGCCGCCGCGCAGGAAGGTGAGATCGACTTCGATCTGCACACCATCGAGGAGACCAGCCGCCGGGTGCCCACCCTGTCGAAGGTCTCGCCCAACTCCGACTACCACATGGAGGACGTGCACCGGGCCGGCGGCATCCCCGCCCTCCTCGGCGAGCTGCGGCGTGCCGGTCTGCTGGAAACCGACGTCACCACGGTGCACACCAAGAGCTTCGACGAGTGGCTCGACACCTGGGACATCCGCTCCGGCAAGGCCTCCGAGGAAGCCCTCGAGCTGTTCCACGCCGCGCCGGGCGGTGTGCGCACCACCGAGCCTTTCTCCACCGAGAACCGCTGGTCGTCACTGGACACCGATGCCGAGGGCGGCTGCATCCGCGACCTGGAGCACGCCTACACGAAGGAGGGCGGCCTTGTCGTATTGCGCGGCAACATCGCTCCCGACGGCGCGGTGCTGAAGACCGCGGGCATCGACGAGGAACTGTTCTCCTTCCAGGGCCCCGCCGTCGTCGTGGAGTCGCAGGAAGAGGCCGTGTCGGTCATCCTCGGCAAGAAGATCGAGCCGGGCGACGTGATCGTCGTCCGCTACGAGGGCCCCTCGGGTGGCCCTGGCATGCAGGAGATGTTGCACCCCACCGCTTTCCTCAAGGGCGCGGGGCTCGGCAAGCAGTGCGCGCTGATCACCGACGGCCGTTTCTCCGGCGGCACCTCGGGCCTGTCGATCGGCCACATCTCCCCCGAGGCGGCGAGCGGCGGTGCCATCGGCCTGGTCGAGAACGGCGACCAGATCCGCATCGACGTCACCGCGCGCACGCTCGAGGTCCTTGTCGACGACGCCGTCCTCGCCGAGCGCCGCGCAAAGATGGACGCCTCCGAACGTCCCTGGCAGCCGGTCAACCGCGACCGTCTGGTCACCACCGCCCTCCGCGCCTACGCCGCGTTGGCGACCTCCGCCGACAAGGGCGCCGTGCGCCACGTGCCGTAG
- a CDS encoding acetolactate synthase large subunit: protein MSAPTARPGPSARRPAPSANQQTSSAANATSAANRRQAPPERVTGAQSVVRSLEELGVDTVFGIPGGAILPVYDPLFDSKVRHVLVRHEQGAGHAATGYAQATGKVGVCMATSGPGATNLVTPIADAQMDSVPIVAITGQVGRSLIGTDAFQEADISGITMPITKHNFLITEGIDIPRIIAEAFYLAASGRPGAVLVDIPKDVLQAQTTFSWPPEMRLPGYRPVTKPHGKQVREAARMIMEAKAPVLYVGGGVIKADASPELLRLAELTGIPVVTTLMARGAFPDSHRLNMGMPGMHGTVGAVGALQKSDLLITLGARFDDRVTGQLDSFAPGAKVIHADIDPAEIGKNRHADVPIVGDCREVIVELIETLKADPAAGDAPLLSLDEWWTYLDGIRDAYPLGWTPPADGSLSPEFVIEALGRLAGPDAIYCAGVGQHQMWAAQFIKYEKPRTWLNSGGLGTMGYAVPAAMGAKMGMPDTEVWAVDGDGCFQMTNQELATCAVEGVPIKVALINNGNLGMVRQWQTLFYQERYSNTDLGTHTLRIPDFVKLAEALGCYGIRVEREEDVEPAIREAQSITDRPVVIDFIVGKDAQVWPMVAAGTSNDEIMAARGIRPLFDEDEQAVEPAVIDEAMSHEKNR from the coding sequence GTGAGCGCACCTACCGCACGGCCCGGGCCTTCGGCCCGCAGGCCAGCGCCTTCGGCGAATCAGCAGACATCGTCCGCTGCCAACGCGACGTCCGCGGCCAACCGCCGCCAGGCCCCGCCCGAGCGGGTCACCGGTGCGCAGTCGGTCGTCCGGTCGCTCGAGGAGCTCGGCGTCGATACCGTATTCGGCATTCCCGGTGGCGCGATTCTCCCGGTATACGACCCGCTGTTCGACTCCAAGGTGCGGCACGTCCTCGTCCGGCACGAGCAGGGCGCCGGCCACGCGGCCACCGGTTACGCGCAGGCCACCGGCAAGGTTGGTGTGTGTATGGCCACATCCGGTCCCGGCGCGACCAACCTGGTCACCCCGATCGCCGACGCGCAGATGGACTCGGTCCCGATCGTGGCCATCACCGGCCAGGTCGGGCGCAGCCTGATCGGCACGGACGCGTTCCAGGAAGCCGACATCTCCGGCATCACCATGCCGATCACCAAGCACAACTTCCTGATCACCGAGGGCATCGACATCCCGAGGATTATCGCCGAGGCCTTCTATCTCGCCGCGTCCGGCCGCCCCGGCGCCGTGCTCGTCGACATCCCCAAAGACGTGCTGCAGGCCCAGACCACCTTCAGCTGGCCACCGGAGATGCGGCTACCCGGCTACCGTCCGGTCACCAAGCCGCACGGCAAGCAGGTGCGCGAGGCAGCGCGGATGATCATGGAGGCCAAAGCGCCGGTGCTCTACGTCGGCGGCGGCGTGATCAAGGCCGACGCATCGCCGGAGCTGCTGCGGCTGGCCGAGCTGACCGGTATCCCGGTGGTCACCACGCTGATGGCGCGCGGTGCCTTCCCGGACAGCCACCGGCTGAACATGGGCATGCCGGGAATGCACGGCACGGTGGGCGCGGTTGGGGCACTGCAGAAGTCGGACCTGCTGATCACCCTCGGCGCTCGCTTCGACGACCGCGTCACCGGCCAGCTGGATTCCTTCGCGCCCGGCGCCAAGGTCATCCACGCCGATATCGACCCGGCCGAGATCGGCAAGAACCGGCACGCCGACGTCCCGATCGTCGGCGACTGCCGCGAGGTGATCGTCGAGCTGATCGAGACATTGAAGGCCGATCCGGCGGCGGGTGACGCGCCGCTGCTGTCGCTGGACGAGTGGTGGACCTACCTCGACGGCATCCGCGACGCGTACCCGCTGGGCTGGACCCCGCCCGCTGACGGGTCGCTGTCGCCGGAGTTCGTCATCGAGGCGCTGGGCCGCCTGGCCGGTCCCGACGCGATCTACTGCGCGGGCGTCGGCCAGCACCAGATGTGGGCCGCCCAGTTCATCAAGTACGAGAAGCCGCGCACCTGGCTCAACTCCGGCGGTCTCGGCACGATGGGCTATGCCGTCCCGGCCGCCATGGGCGCCAAGATGGGCATGCCGGACACAGAGGTGTGGGCGGTCGACGGTGACGGCTGTTTCCAGATGACCAACCAGGAGTTGGCCACCTGCGCGGTCGAGGGCGTCCCGATCAAGGTCGCGCTGATCAACAACGGCAACCTCGGCATGGTCCGGCAGTGGCAGACGCTGTTCTATCAGGAGCGCTACTCCAACACCGACCTGGGCACGCACACCCTGCGCATCCCCGACTTCGTGAAGCTCGCGGAAGCCCTCGGCTGCTACGGCATCCGGGTCGAGCGCGAAGAGGATGTGGAGCCCGCGATCCGGGAGGCCCAGTCCATCACCGACCGCCCCGTGGTGATCGACTTCATCGTCGGCAAAGACGCGCAGGTGTGGCCGATGGTCGCCGCGGGCACCAGCAACGACGAGATCATGGCCGCTCGCGGCATCCGCCCGCTGTTCGACGAGGACGAGCAGGCTGTCGAGCCCGCCGTCATCGACGAGGCGATGTCGCACGAGAAGAACAGGTGA
- the ilvN gene encoding acetolactate synthase small subunit produces MSTTHTLSVLVEDKPGVLARVAALFSRRGFNIESLAVGGTELPEVSRMTIVVTVEDLPLEQVTKQLNKLVNVIKIVEQDADSSVARELILVKVRADASVRTQVIEAVALFRAKVIDVSPDALTVEATGTRSKLDALLRMLEPYGVREIVQSGVVAVGRGPKSITATR; encoded by the coding sequence ATGAGTACCACCCACACCCTCAGCGTTCTCGTCGAGGACAAACCGGGCGTCCTGGCGCGGGTCGCTGCCCTGTTCTCCCGCCGCGGCTTCAACATCGAGTCGCTGGCGGTCGGCGGCACCGAGCTGCCCGAGGTATCGCGCATGACCATCGTCGTCACCGTCGAGGACTTGCCGCTGGAACAGGTCACCAAGCAGCTCAACAAGCTGGTGAACGTCATCAAGATCGTGGAGCAGGACGCGGACAGCTCCGTGGCCCGCGAACTGATCCTGGTGAAGGTGCGCGCCGACGCCAGCGTGCGGACACAGGTGATCGAGGCAGTCGCGCTGTTCCGCGCCAAAGTGATCGACGTGTCCCCGGACGCGCTCACCGTCGAGGCGACCGGAACCCGGTCCAAGCTCGACGCGCTGCTGCGCATGCTCGAACCGTATGGCGTGCGGGAGATCGTGCAGTCCGGCGTGGTGGCCGTCGGCCGCGGTCCGAAGTCGATCACGGCGACGCGCTAG
- the ilvC gene encoding ketol-acid reductoisomerase: MFYDDDADLSVIQGRKVAVIGYGSQGHAHSLSLRDSGVEVRVGLAEGSKSRPKAEEAGLTVGTPAEVSEWADVIMVLAPDTAQASIFTNDIEPNLKDGDALFFGHGLNIHFGLIKPPADVTIGMVAPKGPGHLVRRQFVDGKGVPALIAIDQDPKGEGQALALSYAKGIGGTRAGVIKTTFKEETETDLFGEQAVLCGGTEELVKTGFEVMVEAGYAPEMAYFEVLHELKLIVDLMYEGGIARMNYSVSDTAEFGGYLSGPRVIDADTKKRMQDILKDIQDGSFVKRLVANVEGGNKELEALRKQNAEHPIEVTGAKLRGLMSWVDRPITETA; the protein is encoded by the coding sequence ATGTTCTATGACGACGACGCCGACCTGTCGGTCATCCAGGGCCGCAAGGTCGCTGTCATCGGCTACGGCAGCCAAGGCCACGCGCACTCGCTGAGCCTGCGCGACTCCGGCGTCGAGGTCAGGGTCGGCCTCGCGGAGGGTTCGAAGTCGCGTCCGAAGGCCGAGGAGGCGGGCCTGACCGTCGGCACTCCGGCCGAGGTCTCCGAGTGGGCCGACGTCATCATGGTGCTCGCGCCCGACACCGCGCAGGCGTCGATCTTCACGAACGACATCGAGCCGAACCTGAAGGATGGCGACGCGCTGTTCTTCGGCCACGGCCTCAACATCCACTTCGGCCTGATCAAGCCGCCGGCCGACGTCACCATCGGCATGGTCGCGCCGAAGGGCCCCGGCCACCTGGTGCGCCGCCAGTTCGTCGACGGCAAGGGCGTTCCCGCCCTGATCGCCATCGACCAGGACCCGAAGGGCGAGGGCCAGGCGCTGGCGCTGTCCTACGCCAAGGGCATCGGCGGCACCCGCGCGGGCGTCATCAAGACCACCTTCAAGGAAGAAACCGAGACCGACCTGTTCGGTGAGCAGGCCGTGCTCTGCGGTGGTACCGAGGAACTGGTCAAGACCGGTTTCGAGGTCATGGTCGAGGCCGGTTACGCGCCGGAGATGGCCTACTTCGAGGTGCTGCACGAGCTGAAGCTGATCGTCGACCTGATGTACGAGGGCGGCATCGCGCGCATGAACTACTCGGTGTCCGACACCGCCGAGTTCGGTGGCTACCTGTCGGGCCCGCGGGTCATCGACGCCGACACCAAGAAGCGCATGCAGGACATCCTGAAGGACATCCAGGACGGCAGCTTCGTCAAGCGCCTCGTCGCCAATGTCGAGGGCGGCAACAAGGAGCTCGAGGCGCTGCGCAAGCAGAACGCCGAGCACCCGATCGAGGTCACCGGCGCCAAGCTGCGCGGCCTGATGAGCTGGGTGGATCGCCCGATCACCGAAACCGCCTGA